In Caldilineales bacterium, the sequence GGGGTGAGTGCCAGCGACAGGAATGTAATCAGCGCCAACCACACAGGCGTCTATATCAACACCCAGGCAACCGGAAACCGCATCTACGGCAATTACATTGGCACGGACAAGGCAGGAGACGAGGCGTTGGGGAATCATCCCGGCGCGGGAGTCGCCATCCAGGATTCAGATACAAATCAAGTGGGCAGCGACGCCGCCGATGAAGGCAACGTGATCTCCGGCAACGCCAACGGCATCTTGCTTTATGGAGGCGCGTCCGGCAACTCTATCGACGGCAACACAGTCGGCGCCACATCCTCCGGCCAGGAAAGTCTGAGCAACGCCGGTTACGGCATCGTGCTGCAAGGTGCGACCGACAACACCATTGGCGGCGCCGTCGCGGGGGCGGGCAATCTTGTCTCGAGCAACGGCAACGTGGGCATCTATATCTCGGCGGGCTCCAACGAAAACCAGGTTTTCGGCAACAAAATCGGCCTCCAGGCACAGGGCACGCTACCGCTGGGCAATGGCAGCGCCGGCATCGCCATCGTCGATAGCACCGGCAATCACATCGGCGGCGCGAACGAAGGCGAAGGCAATGTCATCGTCGCTAACGTCGGCAGCGGCGTGCACATTTCCGGTGCAGCGGCGGGCAACGAAGTCAGAGGCAACCAGATCGGCGTCGCCAACTTCGCCAACTTCGATGCCGGCAACGCCGCCCACGGCGTCGAGATCAACGGCGCCGACGACAACACGATCGGCGGGCCGGCGAAATCGGATGGCAACATCATCTCCGGCAACAAGCTCGATGGCATCTGGATCGGCAATGGCGCCAAAAACAATCACGTGCTTGGCAATCGCATCGGCTTGAACGCGAACGGGCAAGGGCGCGGCAATCGCCTGCACGGCATCGAAATCGTGGATGTTGGCTTCAACGCCATCGGCGGGCGCACTGCCAAACCCGGGGACGCGCCCGGCAACATGATTGCAGCCAACGGCTCGGCGAGCGACGCTGGCAGCGGGGTCGGCATCCTCCTGCGCGGAGCCACGTCCGGGGTCGAGGTGCGCGGCAATCTCATCGGCACAAACGATACGTCCGCCGCCGGACTCGGTAACGACCAGGTGGGGGTGGCCCTGGTGGGGTCGGGGACCGTCGCCAATGCCATCGGCGACGTCGACCGCGCATCGGCCAACGTCATTTCTGGCAACGACAAGAGCGGTGTGTACCTCGGCGACAACGCCACCAAAAACCGCATCTACGGCAACATCATCGGCCTGGCGGCAGACGGCGCCACCGCGCTGCCCAATGCCTGGCACGGCGTCATGATCGAGAATGCCTCGGAGAACTACATCGGCGCGCCGGCCTCTCCCGCCGGCAGCCCGCCCGGCAATATCATCTCGGGCAATGGCGATGGCAACGCCGGCCACGGTATCGGCGTGTGGGTGCTCGGCGCTTCCACGCTGACCGAAATCGAGGGCAATATCATCGGCGGCGACGCCACAGCCACGTTGGCGCGCCCCAACAGATTGGTCGGCGTGCTTCTGGATGGCGCTGGCGCACACAACAACAGGGTGGGCCGGGCGGCGGCGAACGGCGGCAACGTCATCATTGGCAACGCGCTGGATGGCGTGACCATTCAGAACGGAGCAGCCGACAACTTCGTCTATGGCAACCTGATCGGCCTGAACGCGGCCAATGCCCGGCTGGGCAACGGGCGTTTTGGCGTGGTCGCGGCGGGGGCGGGCAGCAACCGCAACGCCATCGGGGGGCCGAACCCGTTGCAAGGCAACGTGATCTCTGCCAATGGCCAGGCGGGGGTGTGGCTGGGCGAAACCGCGACCCAAAACAATGTGCAAGGCAACAAGATCGGCACGGACGCCGCCGGGGCGGCCGCCCTGGGCAACCAACTCAGCGGCGTGGTGGTGGACGCAGCCAACACCAACCTGATCGGCGGGCCGGGAGCGGGCGAAGGCAACCTGATCTCGGGCAACCAACAACATGGGATCAGCCTGCAAAATGGCGCCACGCAGAACACCGTGGCCGGGAATCGCATCGGCACGGACGCGGCCGGGGCGGCGGCCCTGGGCAACCAACTCAGCGGCGTGCAGATCAACGCCGCCAATGACAACACCATCGGCGGGACGACAACCCAGCGCGGCGCCCCGCCCGGCAACCTGATCTCCGGCAATGTGCAGGATGGCGTGATCCTGGCCGGCGGCGCCACGTTGAACAAGTTATTCGGAAACATCATCGGCGCCGATAACACCGGGGCCAGGCGCCTAGCCAACGGCTACCACGGCGTGGAGATGGCGGCGGCGCCGGGCAACTTCGTGGGCGGGGCGAACAACGCACCCACAGCGCTGACCGGCAACCTGGTCTCGGGCAACGGCAGCAGCGAAGGGTTTGGGCACGGCGTGCTGATCTGGCAGGCGTCGGCCAACACCACAGTGCAGGGCAACCTGATCGGAACTGACCTGGCCGGCGAGCACATCTTGCCAAACATGCTTGCGGGCGTGATCATCGACGGCGCCGGCGCGAACACCAATCTGATCGGCGGGGCCACGGCCGCCGTCCGCAATCTGCTTTCGGGCAACACCCTTGACGGCGTCCTCATCCAAAACGGCGCCGCCGATAACCGCGTGCAGGGCAACCTCATCGGCCCGGACATCACCGGCGCGCAGGCGTTGGGCAATGCCGCCAACGGCGTGCGCATCTTCGACGCGCCGCGCAATCGCATCGGCGGCCAGGCGACCACACCGGGCGCGCCGCCGGGCAATGTCATTTCGGGAAATGGTTCGAGCTTCAGGGCTCATGGCATCTTCATTTCCGGCGCTGGCGCCACCGGCAACTGGGTGGAAGGAAACCTGATCGGCGCCGACGCGACCGGAAATGTGGCGATGAGCAATGGGCTGAACGGCGTGGCGATCGTCGATGCCAAGGGCAACACCATCGGCGGCGGCGCCGGGCCGAATGCCCCCCTGCGCAACATCATCTCCGGCAACTTCACCAACGGCGTCAGCATTAGCGGCAGCACGGCCTCCGACAATCGCGTGCAGGGCAACTTCATCGGCTTGAACATCGATGGCACGAAAGCGCTGGCCAATCGGCTCAACGGCGTGTGGGTGGAAGAAGCGCCGGAGAACGTGATCGGCGGTGCAGTCGCAGCCGCTGGCGCCCCGCCGGGTAATGTGATTTCGGGCAATACCAGCAACGGCGTCACGCTGAAGGGCGCCGGCGCCACCGGCAATCTCGTCCAGGGCAACCTGATCGGGACGGACGCCAGCGGCGAGGCGGCATGGGGCAACGGCTACGAGGGCGTAGAGATCAACGCGGCGCCCTCGAACACCATCGGCGGGGTGGGGGCCGCGGGGGCGCAGTTGGGCAACGTGATTGCCGGCAACGGCGAGCACGGCGTCCTGATCGGGAACGCCACCGGCAACCTTGTCCAGGGCAACGTGATCGGCGCGACGCCCGGCGGCGACGCCGACCTGGGCAACACGGGAGTGGGCGTCCGGCTGACGCTGGGCGCCAACAGCAATACCATCGGCGGCGTGCAGCCTGGCGCAGGCAACATCATCGGCCACAATGGCGGGCCGGGCGTGTATGTGGACTCTGGGATTGATAATGCCATCGAGACCAATGCCGTGGGCCGGAACGAAGGCCTGGGCATCGATCTGGCCCCGCCCGGCCCCACCCGCAATGATTCCGGCGACCCCGACGATGGCCCCAACCATCTGCAGAACTTCCCCGTGCTGCTGACCCTTTCCGCCGACCGCAAGACGCTCACGGGATCGCTCAACAGCCGGCCCTCGCAAACCTATCGGCTCGAATTCTTCGCCAGTCCAACCTGCGATCCATTGGGCTATGGCGAAGGCGAAACCTTCCTGGGCGCGACCACCGCCGCCACCAATGCCGGAGGCAATGCCGGGTTCTCGAAGACTTTCGCAAGCGCCGTGCCGGCCGGCCAACAGATGACGGCCACCGCCACCGACCCGGATGGCAACACGTCCGAGTTCTCGCGCTGCTTCGATGGCGCCACGCCGGTCGTGGACGCCATCCAGCCGGCCTCGGTCAGCGCCAACATCAACGTCGATGTCACCATCCTGGGCTACTTCTTCCAGCCGGGGTTGCGGGCATGGGTGGGGACGAGCGAGGTGCTGGGCATCCAGTTCTTGCCCGACGAGACCACGCCGCCTTTCCGCTCGCGCATCAAGGGCACGCTGGCAGCCGGCCTGGCCCCGGGCGTCTACGACGTGACCGTGACCAATCCCAACGGCAAGGCGGGTGTCCTTCCCAAAGGGTTCACCGTGCGGTCGGATATCAGCCGGGGGCTGGGTCTGGCCACCGTCACCTACGGCCCCTATACGTGGAGCGGGGTGACATCGGCCAACCATCCCTTCGTGCTCAGCTGCGTGCCGCACGCCAGCTTCACCGTCGAGGAGCCGATCTACGGCGACCCCCCCGCCAGCGTGACGCTGGTCGATGCGCAGGGCAATGTGCTGGGGGCCATGACCAAAGTGGCCGACATCCCCGGCGGTGGGCGGTACACGGGCACGTCAAGCGCCGGTTACACCGACCTGGGCACCACCGTGATCAAGAAAGTCGTCTGGCCCGACGGCGAGATCATGACCGAGGTGGTGCTGAGTGGACGCCTGGCCTGCATCGATCCTGCTGGACGAGTGTACGATGCGAACACCAGCGCTCCGCTGGCGGGCGCGGTGGTCACGCTGTATCAACGCGACCCCGCCAGCGGCGACGCCATCTGGAACCCCACCCTCTCCGGCCAGCTCAACCCACAGGCCACGAACAATGAAGGCCGCTACGGTTGGGAGACCTCGGCGGGCAATTTCTACGTGACGGCCTCCAAGCCCTGCTACGCCGACGCCCAAAGTCGCACGGTGACAGTGCCACCGCCCGTGACCAACCTGGATATGGGCCTGACCCCGCGCGGCTGCTCCCCCGTGCAGCTTGGCCCGCTGGGGGTGCTCGATGGGAACGGCAATCCGGTGCCCGGCTTGCCGCCCGGCTTGCCGCCCGGCAGCAGCATCCGCCTGCAAGCTTCCATCGACAACGGCGCCGGCGCAGCGCGTGCAGCCGAGGCGAGCGCCGTGATGGTCAATTACAGCCTGATCCTGGCCGACGCCGCTGGCCATGCCGTCCCCGGCTTGTCGCAGAGCGGCTCGCAGACGCTGGCCCCCGGCGCCAATAAACTGACACTGGAGGGTCAGCTCCCGACGGGGCCGGAAGGCGAATACACGTTCGGCGTACGCGTGAGCTTCGACCAGCAGACAGCCTTTGCCGCCGTCAAATTTCGGGTGACATTGCCGCACAGCTATCTGCCGCTGCTGATGCGGCGCGGCGCCAACAGCCCCACCGCCACGCCCACCCCTTCGGCTACGCTCAGGGCAAGCCCCACCGTCACCCCCACCACCGCCAGCGCCGACTTCATTCGCCGCGTGATCGAACTAACGAACACCACGCGCAGCCAAAATGGCCTGCCGCCGCTGCAACCTCAAGCCGATTTGGGCCGAGCTGCCGCCTGGTTTGCCGGCGACATGGCGGCCCAAAACTACTATGACCCCAATCACATCGATCGCCTGGGCCGCGACATGACCACCCGGCTGGTCGGCTTTGGCTACACGCCCTACAGCGCCATCGCCGAAAACATCGCCGCAGGTCAGGATTCGCCCGAGGCAGTGGTCACTGCCTGGCTCAACAGCCCACCCCATCGCGCCAATCTCCTCAGTCCCCTGGTCTGCGAGATCGGTGTGGGCTATGGCTATAGTGCATCCAGCACTTACAAGCACTATTGGGTGCAGGATTTCGGCTGTCGCTCAGGCGCGGCTACACCCACGCCCACGCGCACCCCCACCCCCACGCCGACGAGTCCGACTGGCGCCACCCCTACCCCCACGCCGACGCCCACGCGCACGCCCACACCCACGCCATCGCCGGGCGCGACGAACACGCGCACACCGACCCCGACGCGCACTCCCACCAGCGCCACGCCAACCCCAACGCGCACACCCACGCCCACGACTTCTGCGGACGGCTGGCAGACTATCTTCGCCGACGGCTTCGAGGGCGCCTTCCCCGGCCCCTGGCAGCGATATGGCGCCCCCACCTGGGGCAGGACCACGTGCCGGGCCAACCAGGGCAGCTATAGCGTGTGGCCGGCGGCGGCTGGCAGCGGCGCGGCGCGGCCTTGTCTCGATCCCTATCCGCCCAGCCTCGAATCGTGGATGGTCTACGGCCCGTTCGACCTCAGCGACGCCACGGTGGCTGAGGCTTTGTTCGATCTTTGGGGCAAGAGTGAAGAGGGCGCCGACTATTTCGGTGTGCTGGCGTCGTCAGATGGCGCGAACTTCGACGGCTATCTTCTCGACGGTGATAGCGAGGGCTGGATCGCTGGCTTTCCGTTCGATCTGGTGGACTATGTAGGCCTGTCGGAAGTATGGTTCGCCTTCTACTTCACAAGCGACGACTCGATCGCCAGCGAGGGCCCGTTTGTGGACAACCTGATCCTGCACAAACAGACGGGCGTCCAGCATCAGGCGCCGTACCGGCCTGCCTTACCCGCGCAACTTCACCTCCGCCCGGTCAACCTACGGCTGCCCTGGCGCGGTTCATGACCGGCGCCCTGAATTTGACGAGTGTTCATGACGCGGGTATCATGGTATACCATTCTACCAGAAGCCATCCTACCGCAGATGAACACCCGAATCGCCGACATCGAACCCATCGAACGCGAGCAGCGCCTGTACGAGCGCGTGGCCGAGCGCATCCTGACTTTGGTGCGGGAGGAGACCTGGCGGCCGGGCGACCGCCTGCCCACCGAGCGCGATCTGGCCGAAGCCTTTGGCGTCAGCCGCACGGTGGTGCGCGAGGCGGTGAAGGTGTTGGAGGCGCGCGGGGTGCTGGAGACACAAACCGGCAGCAGGGCCTATGTGCGCAAACCCGATTCGGCCATCGTCTCGCGTTCGCTCCAGACTTATCTGCAGATGATGGGACAGGATGACGTCGACCTGCGGCTATGGGAGATCCGGCGGGTGCTGGAAGTGGAGACGGCGGCGCTGGCGGCGATGCGGGCCAGCGACGAGCAGGGCCGTGAGTTTCAGCGGCTGTGTGGCGAGATGCGAAAACAGGTGCAATCCCCGCGTGTGCTGGCCGAACTCGACCTGCAATTCCATCTCCTGGTGGCGGAATCGACCCAGAACGAGCTTTTCGGCGTCTTGCTGGCGCCGTTGATCGAGCAGTTACGCAGCCATTTCGTCTACGGCTGGGAGCACTACGGCGACCGCCCGGTCGAGACGATTTTCGACCAGCACGAGGCCATCGCCGGGGCCATCGCCCGGCATGACGCCGCCGCCGCCCGCCGTGGCATGGCCGACCATCTCGACTATTTTCGCGGCATCCTGCAAAGCAGGAGACGCCAACCGCACGACAACGGAAACCAATAATGCCAACCTCCGCCCCAGCGATCATCGACCCCGCCGATTTGCCCCTGTCCGAGCACCCTCGCTTCGCCGGCATCGCTATGCAGCAGGTCTTCACCCAGGCCAGCCACCCCTTTGCCAGCCTCGGTCTCGTCTTCGTCCCGCCCGGCGGCGTCATCGGCCTCCACACCCACCCGAACGAGATCGAGGTGGTGCACATCCGGGCTGGCCGGGCAATTCTGACCACAGACGGGGTTGAGCGTGACTTCAAGGCCGGGCAGTTTGTGGCCATCCCCATCGGCATGACCCACGGCCTGCGCAACGAGGGCAGCGAGATGGTCGAGCTCATCACCTTCTTCACCCCGCCGATTTTTTGATCCGCGAAGAACGCGAATGACCGCGAAGAGCGGCCTCTTTTATGAACTGGTACATCTACAAAATCCAGGTCACTCGGCAGGCGATGCTGACGGAAGGGCCAACGCCCGACGAGGCGGCCATCCTTTCCGTTCACGCCGACTATTTGTCGAAGCTCGTCGAGCAAGGCGTCGCCTTCCTGGTCGGGCGCACGCTCACAACCGACGAAGGCACCTTCGGCCTTTGCATCTTCCAGGCCGCCTCGCCTGAGGAAGCCGAAACCATCATGCGCAGTGATCCCGGCATCGCCGCCGGCGTCTGGCGCGGTGAACTCCGTCCCTTCCGCATCTCCTTCCTCGCCGACGCGCTTCCGCATCTCCCGGCCTGATGGCATAAGTCAAGTCACATTCAATCAGCGATTCGGGCGCCACTTGACGATGGACGATGGACGGTAGACGATGCCCATCATCACGGCTACCACCTCGGTTGCCAATTACCAGTAACCAATTACCAGTAACCCGCCACCCTCCCATGCCTCACACCAAGCCCGACCCTTCGCTCTACTCAGGGCAAGCTCTCCTCCATATCTACCACACCATGCTGCTCATCCGCCGCTTCGAGGAGCAGGCGGTGGCGTTCTACAAGTCGGGCGAACTGCGCGGGTCGCTGCACCCCTGCATCGGCCAGGAAGCGACCGCCGTGGGTGTGGTGCTGCCGCTACGCCGCGATGACTATCTGACCTGCACCTATCGCGGGCACGGCCACGCCATCGCCAAAGGGCTGGACCCGAAAGAAGGTATGGCCGAGCTGCTGGGCCGGGCCACAGGTTGCAGCCAGGGCAAGGGCGGCTCGATGCACTACACCGACCTCAGCATCGGGCTGCTGGGCGAGAACGCCATCGTCGGCGCGGGCGTGCCCATTGCCGTGGGCGCGGCCCTGCGCGCCAAACTGGACAAGACCGGCCAGGTGGCGATGACGATCTTCGGCGACGGCGCCATCAACCAGGGCGCGCTGCTAGAGGGGCTGAACCTGGCCGCAGCCTGGAAAGCGCCCATCGTCATCGTCTGCGAGAACAACCTCTATTCCGAGATGACGCCTATCCGCAACACCACCGCCACGCCCACGCTGGCCGAGCGCGCCGCCGGGTTCGGGATCAGGACGATGACGGTCGATGGCTACGATGTGCTGGCGACGTATGCCGTTGCGAGCGAGGCGGTGGACTATGCCCGCGCCGGCCACGGCCCCGTCTTCATCGAGGTGATGACCTACCGGCTGTTCGGCCACATGGTCGGCGATAACGAGCCGTATCGCACGAAAGAGGAAGTCGAGGGGTGGCGAGCCAAAGACCCCATCATCACCTTCCCCCGCCGGTTGATCGACGAATTCGACCTGGGCGAAGCCGAGATTGCAGCGGTGCAGGCGCAGGTCGAGACCGAGATCGCCGAGATCGCCCGCTTCGCTCGCGAGAGCCCGTGGCCCGAGCTGAGCAAGATGGCGGAAGATGTGTTTACGTGAAGAAAAGGCAACAATCAACAGTCAACAATCAACAGTCAACGAATAACGGAGGCGCGCGAGATGGCGAAAGGTGATGATATTCAGGAGCGGTTGATTCGATTTGCCGCCAGAATCATCAAGGTTTGCGATGCCTTGCCATCCTCGATTGCGGGCCGGCATGTGGCCGGGCAACTTCTACGGAGTGGAACCGCTCCGGCTCCGCAGCACGGCGAAGCCCGCAGCGCCGAAAGCACCGAAGATTTCGTTCACAAACTCAAAATCGCCGTCAAAGAACTCAATGAAAGCGAAGTCTGGCTGCGCATCATTATCGCCAGCGATATGCTGCCAGCCTCACAACTCACCGACCTGTTGGACGAATGCGAACAACTCCAGCGCATCCTCAGCGCCAGCATCAAGACCGCTCGCAACTCGGTCAATCGGTAGGCAGTTCCGTTAGCCGTTGATTGTTGACTGTTGATTGTTGACTGTTGACTGTTTTCTTCTCCTCCGCATCCTCAGCGCCAGCATCAAAACCGCTCGCAACTCAGTAAATCGGTAGGCAGTTCCGTTAGCCGTTGATTGTTGACTGTTGATTGTTGACTGTTTTCTTCTCCTCCGCATCCTCAGCGCCAGCATCAAAACCGCTCGCAACTCAGTCAATCGGTAGGTAGTTCCGTTAACCGTTGATTGTTGACTGTTGATTGTTGACTGTTTTCCTTCCTTCCTCAAAGGAGTCTTTGCCATGCCCATCATCGACTGCCATCAACACCTCTGGGACCTGAGCAAGGTCGAATACCCCTGGCTTGTCCCTGCCTACGGTCCCCTATTTCGCACCTATCTTGCCTCTGAGCTGGAGCCGCAACTGGGCGAGGCGGGCGTGGCCGTCACCATCATGGTGCAATCGGCCAACAGCTTCGAGGACACCGTGTACATGCTCGACCAGGCCGATGTCTTCCCCTGGATGATCGGCGTCGTCGGCTGGGCGCCGTTGCTCGACCCCGAAGCCACGGGCAAAGCTATCGCCCGCTTCCGGCAGAACCCGTATTTCAAGGGCGTGCGCCACCTCATCCACGAGGAGCCGAACCCGCACTGGCTGCTGCAAGAGCCGGTCTACGAAAGCCTGGGATTGCTGGCCGGCGCCGGGCTGACCTTCGACGTGGTGGCGACCAAGCACGAGCACATGGCATGCATCCCCGTGCTCGGAGAGAAGGTCCCGAACCTGAAAATGGTCATCGACCACCTGGCGCAGCCGCCGTTCCAGGCAGGCGAGCTGGGGCAGTGGGGCGAGGACATGCGGGTGGCCGCCCAAAACCCGAACGTCTTCGCCAAGATTTCCGGCCTGGGCACGGCCAGCGGCGATTGGGAAGGCTGGACCGCCGGCAGTGTGCGCGGGCTGGTGCACTGGGCCATCGACCTGTTCGGGGCCGGGCGCTGCCTGTTGGGCGGCGACTGGCCGGTCTCGGTGCTGGCGGGCGGCTATGCCAAAGCCTTCGCCGTCTACAAACAGCTCGTGGCCGAACGCTCGCCCGCAGAGCAGGAGCAAATCAACCACCGCACTGCCGAAGCCTTCTACGGCGTGAAACTGCCCGCATAATTACCAATTACCAGTTACCAATTACCAACAACCTGCAATCCGTAACTGGTAACTGGTAATTGGCGTCTTCCAGGAACCCACTTGATGCGTGAAATCACCTATTCCCAGGCCCTGCGCGAGGCCATCAGCGAAGAGATGGAGCGCAACCCCGACATCCTCCTGCTCGGCGAAGACATCGGCGTCTACGGCGGCGTGTTCAAAGTCACCGAAGGGCTGCTGGCCAGGTTCGGGCCCGAGCGCGTGATCGAGACGCCCATCTCCGAGGCCGGGTTCATCGGCGCCGCCATCGGCCTGGCCATGACCGGCAAACACCCCATGGCCGAGCTGATGTTCATGGATTTCGCCTGGGTGGCCTCCGACCAGATCTTCAATCAGGCCGCCAAGATGCGCTACATGTCGGGCGGGCGGGCCAGCGTGCCGCTGGTGATCCGCACACAACAGGGCGGGGGACGGGGCAATGCCGCTCAGCATTCGCAAAGCCTGGAAACGATCTTCACCCATATCCCCGGCCTCAAGGTGGCGATTCCCGCCACGCCTTACGACGCCAAAGGCCTGCTCAAGACCGCCTTTCGCGACCCCAACCCGGTCGTGTTCATCGAACACAAGCTGTTGTACAACAGCAAAGGCCCGGTCCCGGTCGAGGAGTACACCCTCCCCTTCGGCAAGGCGGCGGTCAAGCGCCCCGGCGACGATGTCACCCTGGTCAGCTACTCGCGCACCCTGCTGTTTGCGCTGGAAGCGGCGGAACAGGCTGCGGCCGAGGGCATCGAGGTCGAAGTCATCGACCTGCGCACCCTCGCCCCGCTCGACCTGGACACCATCCTGGCCTCGGTGCGCAAGACCAACCGGCTGGTGATCGCCCACGAAGCGCATCGCACCCTGGGCCTGGGCGCCGAGATCTCCGCCCTGGTGCAGGAACACGCCTTCGATTATCTGGATGCCCCCATCGAGCGCGTCGGCGCGATGGACATCCCCATCCCCTACTCAAAGCCGCTGGAAGATGAGGCGTTGCCAGGGGTGAAGCACATTTTGGATGGAATTCGGAAAGTTGTACGTTAGTATTGCGTGTTGCGTGTTCCGTGCTCTTCGCTGATTACAGGCTATTCTTACGCAACACGGAACACGCACCTCGCTTTCACACGCAGAGACGCACCTATGGTCGATCCCATTCTTGAACTTAATTACAAACCCGTCCTGCCGCCCAAGATCGATTACGGCCTCGGCCTGGTTGGTTGCGGTGGCATCGTGCAATATGCGGCCATGCCGTCGTATCGCAAACACAAGCTGCGCGTGGTAGCTGCTTATGATAAGCAGCGCCCGACCGCCGAGATCGTGGCCCAGGAATTCCAGATCCCTCACGTCTACGACTCGGTCGAGGAGCTGGTCGCCAACCCCGACGTCGACATCGTCGAGATCTCGGTGCCGCCGAAATTCCAGCCCGCCATCGCTCACACCTGCATCGAGGCCGGCAAACATCTGTTGTGTCAGAAGCCGCTGGCGCTGACCCTGGCCGAAGCGGCAGGCATCGTCGAGCACGCCCGGCAGAAGAATGTGAAGGTGGCCGTGAACCAGCAATTGCGCTGGGGCCAGGGCATCCGTGCGGCCAAAGACCTGATCAAGAAGGGCTGGATCGGCCAACCGGTTGACGCCTCGATCCAGGTCAGTGTGAACACGCCCTGGAACATGTGGGACTGGCTGTATGTCTCGCCCCGTCTGGAGGTGCAATTCCACTCGATCCATTACATCGACGCCATGCGCGCGCTGTTCGGCGACCCGGTCTGGGTGACCAGCCGCCACGCCCGCAATCCCTTGCAGGGCACGATGGTCGGCGAGACCAAGACGATCACCATCCTGGACTACGGCGAGACGTTGCAGGACAACGAGCTGCAAGTCTTCGTCGCCGACAACCATTACAACCAGTCGGATGACTATTTCGCCATCTTCCGTATCATCGGCACCGACGGCCACATCACCGGCACGCTGGGCGCGATGTACAACTATCCGCACGGCCGCGAGGATACGCTGGAATGGAGCAGCAAGCGCTTCTACAAAGACAAGCGCTTCGAGGCCAAGCTGGAAGGCAAGTGGATCCCCGACGCCTTCATCGGCCCCACCGCCTCGCTGATGCAGGCCATCCAGGAAGATGGCGCGCCCGAAACCGATGCCGCCGATAACCTGAACACCCTGCGCATCGTCGAAGCCTGCTACGTCTCCGCCGCCGAGCATCGTTCGGTGCGGCTGGACGAGCTGCCGGCGGTGTCGGATTGGGGGAAGTAGACAAGGAAACATGGAACAACGCTTCGCAAACAAGATCGCTATCGTCACCGGCGCCGGACAGGGCATTGGCCGGGGTGTGGCTATGCGGCTGGGCCAGGAGGGAGCGCGGGTCGTCGTGGCCGATTACAATCCCGATACGGCTGCCGCCGTCGCCCGCGAGATCGAGGCGGCGGGTGGGCGGGCGTCGGCCCATCGCGTCGACATCAGCGATGTGGCGGCGGTGCGGGCGATGGTGGACGCCGTCGTGGCCGAGTTTGGCCGCATCGACATCCTGATCAACAACGCCGGCATCGTGCAGACCAAGCCCATGCTCGACCTGACCGAGGCCGACTGGGACCGGGTGGTGGACATCAACCTGCGCGGCACGTTCTTCTGCCTGCAGGCGGTGGCGCAGCAAATGATCCGGCAGTTGCCGGAGGCGCTACGTGGGGGAGCGGGGCTGGCGGACTTGCTGGCGGCGCAGCTGAGCAGGGAGACGGAAACGACTGAAGTCGTTACTACGAGTTTGTTGGCGTGCTACGGCAAGATCGTCAACTTCTCGTCCGTTGCCGGGCGGCGGGGACGGCCGCTCTCGACGCATTACGCCGCCACCAAAGCCGCCATCATCAACCTGACGCAATCGGCGGCGCTGGCCCTGGCGCCTTACCGCATCAATGTCAACGCCGTGTGCCCCGGCATCGTGCCCACGCCCATGTGGGACAGCAT encodes:
- a CDS encoding YciI family protein; this translates as MNWYIYKIQVTRQAMLTEGPTPDEAAILSVHADYLSKLVEQGVAFLVGRTLTTDEGTFGLCIFQAASPEEAETIMRSDPGIAAGVWRGELRPFRISFLADALPHLPA
- a CDS encoding four helix bundle protein — translated: MAKGDDIQERLIRFAARIIKVCDALPSSIAGRHVAGQLLRSGTAPAPQHGEARSAESTEDFVHKLKIAVKELNESEVWLRIIIASDMLPASQLTDLLDECEQLQRILSASIKTARNSVNR
- a CDS encoding alpha-ketoacid dehydrogenase subunit beta is translated as MMREITYSQALREAISEEMERNPDILLLGEDIGVYGGVFKVTEGLLARFGPERVIETPISEAGFIGAAIGLAMTGKHPMAELMFMDFAWVASDQIFNQAAKMRYMSGGRASVPLVIRTQQGGGRGNAAQHSQSLETIFTHIPGLKVAIPATPYDAKGLLKTAFRDPNPVVFIEHKLLYNSKGPVPVEEYTLPFGKAAVKRPGDDVTLVSYSRTLLFALEAAEQAAAEGIEVEVIDLRTLAPLDLDTILASVRKTNRLVIAHEAHRTLGLGAEISALVQEHAFDYLDAPIERVGAMDIPIPYSKPLEDEALPGVKHILDGIRKVVR
- a CDS encoding thiamine pyrophosphate-dependent dehydrogenase E1 component subunit alpha translates to MPHTKPDPSLYSGQALLHIYHTMLLIRRFEEQAVAFYKSGELRGSLHPCIGQEATAVGVVLPLRRDDYLTCTYRGHGHAIAKGLDPKEGMAELLGRATGCSQGKGGSMHYTDLSIGLLGENAIVGAGVPIAVGAALRAKLDKTGQVAMTIFGDGAINQGALLEGLNLAAAWKAPIVIVCENNLYSEMTPIRNTTATPTLAERAAGFGIRTMTVDGYDVLATYAVASEAVDYARAGHGPVFIEVMTYRLFGHMVGDNEPYRTKEEVEGWRAKDPIITFPRRLIDEFDLGEAEIAAVQAQVETEIAEIARFARESPWPELSKMAEDVFT
- a CDS encoding cupin domain-containing protein, yielding MPTSAPAIIDPADLPLSEHPRFAGIAMQQVFTQASHPFASLGLVFVPPGGVIGLHTHPNEIEVVHIRAGRAILTTDGVERDFKAGQFVAIPIGMTHGLRNEGSEMVELITFFTPPIF
- a CDS encoding FadR family transcriptional regulator, producing the protein MNTRIADIEPIEREQRLYERVAERILTLVREETWRPGDRLPTERDLAEAFGVSRTVVREAVKVLEARGVLETQTGSRAYVRKPDSAIVSRSLQTYLQMMGQDDVDLRLWEIRRVLEVETAALAAMRASDEQGREFQRLCGEMRKQVQSPRVLAELDLQFHLLVAESTQNELFGVLLAPLIEQLRSHFVYGWEHYGDRPVETIFDQHEAIAGAIARHDAAAARRGMADHLDYFRGILQSRRRQPHDNGNQ
- a CDS encoding amidohydrolase family protein, with amino-acid sequence MPIIDCHQHLWDLSKVEYPWLVPAYGPLFRTYLASELEPQLGEAGVAVTIMVQSANSFEDTVYMLDQADVFPWMIGVVGWAPLLDPEATGKAIARFRQNPYFKGVRHLIHEEPNPHWLLQEPVYESLGLLAGAGLTFDVVATKHEHMACIPVLGEKVPNLKMVIDHLAQPPFQAGELGQWGEDMRVAAQNPNVFAKISGLGTASGDWEGWTAGSVRGLVHWAIDLFGAGRCLLGGDWPVSVLAGGYAKAFAVYKQLVAERSPAEQEQINHRTAEAFYGVKLPA